A genomic window from Triticum urartu cultivar G1812 chromosome 7, Tu2.1, whole genome shotgun sequence includes:
- the LOC125523069 gene encoding CASP-like protein 1E1 has translation MESRGKPGFSGAGSLSGSRRSYMGAAAAAAPSKPAVDGCGVALRVFILAATLVAAVVMGLDRQTATVQVTIADTLPPLQVPVTAKWSYSSAFVYFVVANVMACIFSAVALAACRSRSAVVPLMVGDLVVQALLFSAVGAAAEFGILGERGNSHVRWGKVCHVYSSFCERAMAAVIVSLIAAFANLVHLMFAILDVHKNSTYY, from the exons ATGGAGTCGCGGGGGAAGCCCGGGTTCAGCGGCGCGGGCAGCCTGTCCGGCAGCCGGAGGAGCTACATgggagcggcggcggctgcggcgccCAGCAAGCCGGCGGTGGACGGGTGCGGCGTGGCGCTGCGCGTGTTCATCCTGGCGGCGACGCTGGTCGCCGCCGTGGTGATGGGCCTGGACCGGCAGACGGCCACCGTGCAGGTCACCATCGCCGACACGCTGCCGCCGCTGCAGGTCCCCGTCACGGCCAAGTGGTCCTACTCCTCCGCCTTCGT GTACTTCGTGGTGGCGAACGTGATGGCGTGCATCTTCTCGGCGGTGGCGCTGGCGGCATGCCGCAGCCGGAGCGCGGTGGTGCCGCTGATGGTCGGCGACCTGGTGGTGCAGGCGCTGCTGTTCTCGGCGGTGGGAGCGGCCGCGGAGTTCGGCATCCTGGGCGAGCGCGGCAACTCCCACGTGCGCTGGGGCAAGGTGTGCCACGTCTACAGCAGCTTCTGCGAGCGCGCCATGGCGGCCGTCATCGTCTCCCTCATCGCCGCCTTCGCCAACCTCGTCCACCTCATGTTCGCCATCCTAGACGTCCACAAAAACTCCACCTACTACTAG